A section of the Dictyoglomus sp. NZ13-RE01 genome encodes:
- a CDS encoding nucleotidyltransferase, producing MKDKIIEIVKKELEKRENIIFAYIFGSFVNSEKYNDIDVAIYVSDFDREKVLEIEFELEKILEDKIKKPFDVRIINEAPLGFVYNVLINKIIIVDKDSLLRSDFESLTFRKYFDYKHLIDEYLREIKNAPL from the coding sequence ATGAAGGATAAGATTATTGAAATCGTAAAAAAGGAATTAGAAAAGAGAGAAAATATCATATTTGCCTATATATTTGGCTCCTTTGTTAACTCTGAGAAATACAATGATATAGATGTGGCAATTTATGTATCTGATTTTGATAGGGAAAAGGTCTTAGAGATAGAATTTGAGCTTGAGAAGATTTTGGAGGATAAAATTAAAAAACCCTTTGATGTAAGAATTATCAACGAGGCACCCTTAGGATTTGTATATAATGTTTTGATAAATAAAATTATAATAGTGGACAAAGACAGCCTACTACGTTCTGATTTTGAGAGCTTAACCTTTAGAAAATATTTTGATTATAAGCATTTGATAGATGAGTATTTAAGGGAGATTAAAAATGCTCCGCTATAA
- a CDS encoding ABC transporter ATP-binding protein — MDFSNIKKVFKFYSLLSSWYLFGTFLGGFLVNFEVIVGFLFPILTKSIIDSLTLKTINWQAIFYLGFLYLLSLILMLIGEQIYIKNKYLSAFDLMNKIFSKSFFFPIKKLKQQGSAYYSTLILNQVNEAFGVLDYSYIRNIIVILRMFFIMGIVFIWDRIFFLLFLINILIVAFYSEVINKRTQSYYSKGYEILRRAGSYIVETFENIHEIFAGEGIEKRKEGYKKLTDEFIKVGLRAEFIRARFDKLLVELPEYLSRLFIFIYGGISVISGKLTVGTVLAILTYYSYITEPLYLFRSLVQVTVKLVSNFDTIFNFFEEAKEYEKTYEGTRISIKENSPIYSLKDVNFSYDEKQILKNINFEVIKGDKTAILGLSGEGKSTLLNILLGIEKEYEGKVEFLGNDIRNISPVELFKYVGYYSQQVGIFNDTLENNIVLGREYNEERLEKVIKELGLEHLRGRVLGEGGSFISGGEKQRIQLARLLYADKDIFIIDEPLVNLDVINENFLLEKLKDFIKDKSGILITHKPNILRLANKIVVLMDGNIVGVGPLNELANNNPLCKRIIETYLESANELREEINRK; from the coding sequence ATGGATTTCAGTAATATTAAAAAGGTCTTTAAGTTTTATTCTTTACTTTCTTCATGGTACCTTTTTGGTACTTTTTTAGGAGGATTTCTTGTTAATTTTGAGGTCATAGTTGGATTCTTATTTCCAATTCTTACAAAAAGTATTATTGACAGTCTTACTCTTAAGACAATAAACTGGCAAGCTATTTTTTACTTAGGCTTTTTATATCTTCTCAGTTTAATCTTAATGCTTATTGGAGAGCAAATTTATATAAAGAATAAGTATTTGTCCGCCTTTGATCTTATGAATAAGATTTTCTCTAAATCTTTCTTTTTCCCTATAAAGAAATTAAAACAACAGGGTTCCGCCTATTATTCAACATTAATTCTTAATCAAGTAAATGAAGCCTTTGGAGTACTTGATTATAGTTATATAAGAAATATCATAGTAATTCTTAGGATGTTTTTTATAATGGGAATAGTATTTATTTGGGATCGTATCTTCTTTTTACTTTTCCTGATTAATATTTTAATTGTAGCCTTTTACTCAGAGGTTATTAATAAAAGAACTCAATCTTACTATTCTAAAGGATATGAAATTTTAAGAAGGGCAGGAAGTTACATTGTAGAGACCTTTGAAAATATACATGAGATTTTCGCAGGAGAAGGCATAGAGAAGAGAAAGGAAGGATACAAGAAATTAACTGATGAGTTTATAAAAGTAGGATTAAGGGCAGAATTTATAAGGGCAAGATTTGACAAGCTATTAGTCGAGCTTCCCGAGTATTTATCTCGTTTATTCATTTTTATCTACGGTGGAATCTCTGTTATATCAGGAAAATTAACTGTAGGTACTGTACTTGCCATATTAACATACTATTCTTACATTACAGAACCTCTCTACCTCTTCAGATCTTTAGTACAAGTCACTGTAAAACTTGTCTCAAACTTTGATACCATATTTAATTTCTTTGAAGAAGCAAAAGAATATGAAAAAACGTACGAAGGTACAAGAATTTCTATAAAGGAAAACTCGCCTATTTATTCCTTGAAAGATGTTAACTTTTCCTATGATGAAAAGCAAATATTAAAGAATATAAATTTTGAGGTTATTAAGGGAGATAAGACTGCTATTCTTGGTCTTTCCGGAGAGGGGAAAAGCACTCTCTTAAATATTCTTTTAGGAATAGAGAAGGAGTATGAAGGAAAAGTTGAGTTTTTAGGAAATGATATAAGAAATATATCTCCTGTAGAGCTTTTTAAATATGTAGGATACTATTCCCAACAAGTAGGAATTTTTAATGATACATTAGAAAACAATATAGTATTAGGTAGAGAGTATAATGAGGAGAGATTGGAGAAAGTAATAAAAGAGCTTGGATTGGAACATTTGAGGGGAAGAGTTCTTGGAGAAGGAGGGAGCTTTATTTCTGGAGGAGAAAAACAAAGGATTCAATTAGCAAGACTTTTATACGCAGACAAAGATATTTTCATAATCGACGAGCCCTTAGTAAACTTGGATGTAATAAATGAGAATTTTCTCCTTGAGAAGCTCAAAGATTTTATAAAGGATAAATCGGGAATACTTATCACCCACAAACCAAATATTTTGAGATTAGCAAATAAAATTGTAGTGCTTATGGATGGAAATATAGTTGGAGTTGGACCATTAAATGAACTTGCAAACAATAATCCTTTATGTAAAAGAATAATAGAAACCTATTTGGAGAGTGCTAATGAATTAAGGGAAGAAATCAATAGAAAATGA